The Changchengzhania lutea genomic sequence AGCACAATTTCGGGATTATCATTACCGTAAATAATACAGTTATTAAAATTGGCTTCAGATAAATCGGCAATGGTGGCATTGTTATCTTCGTCTAAAACAAAACTATTAAGGAGTACGGCAGGCAATTGTCTAAAACCTCTATCCCAATAATTAGTAATCGTACTGTGTGTAAAATTGTACTTACCGCCCAATGTTCCTGCAAATGAAGATTGCCCGGAATTATTAATCACCACATTCTCGCCATGAATGGACGTGTTTCTTCCTAAAATCCCAAAATTACTAGAGTTATAAATTTGCGAATTTGTAATGGTTAATTTATCTGAAATAGCATCCGGATTTCCGTCACATAATATCCCAACGGAGGCATTTTTAATAGTGGCATAATTAATCGTATTATTGATACTGCCATCTAGCAGCCAAATAGTGCCCCACTGCCCAGGTGTTTCTGAAAAATCAGACTCTAAGCGATCACCTTCAAAAATAACCTCGTTCTCTAAAGTATCTTGATTGTCACTAAACGCTCCGTTAACCTGTAGCGATGCGCCATTGGATACGATGAGTCCTGAATCGGCATGAAAGTGAATGCGTGATCCTGCCTCAATAGTTAAGGTTTCGCCAGCAGGTACCGCCGAAAAGCCATAAATAACATAGGGTTTCTTGTTTGTAAAAGTCAATTCTTTAGGAAGAAGTTCTCGACCTTGGAGATCGGTTTCAACCAGTTCACCATCTATGTTTAGCGTGAGGGTTTCTACTATTTTCGTGGTATTATCCCTCTCAGGATAAATAAAAACAGCATCTTGAACTAAGGTAACTAAATGGACGTCTTGAAGATTAGCACCCGAATCAAATTCTATTTTATCGGTGTATAAAAATTGACCATTCGTACTACTAAAAGCATTGATATCTATGGTAGATTCGATAAAAATAAAAAGACTGTCTTTGCCCAATATCTGGATGTCTTCAAATTGCTTACCTGCGAGTCCATCGACATTTAAGCGGTAATTGGACATTTCTCCATTAGCTAATTTTATTGAAGGAATAAGAATATCATCACTGCTTCGGTTGTATACTTTTAAGTTATAGGTACTAGAACCAATATCTGTAAAAACAGTATCTAAATACACTGTGTCTTTGGAAAACTCTAAGCGTCCCGTATTTGGTGAAAACTCAAAATCCTTTCGGCAGGAGCTCCAAAGGATTATAAATAGTAAGGCAGATAAAATATATAGGGATCGTTTCATTATAATTGCTAAGGCTTATTACGAGCTAAAAATATAACTTTTGATTTTATGAAATAGTATAGATTGTACTAAAAATTGAGAAATTGAAAATTTGTTTGCTATAAAAGCAATATCATGACTGCTAAAACATGTTATTTTATTGAATAGCGTTATATTAGAAACTTCTTTGAAATTCGTTAGAATATCAGAAGATGAGTTTAATAAGGGATGTAGTGAAATTAAAAAAAACATAAAACAATATACTTTAAAATGAAAATCAATTATTACAAAACTCTTAGACTGGTTTTGATTTGTAATCTTCTATTTTGCGCTTTAATAATTATAGGATGTAAAGATTCCGAAAAAAAAGCTCAAACTCGAACAGCAATTGAAATTCCAGAGGTTCCAGAAGCGCCTAATGGTATGGTCTGGATTCCTGGTGGCACTTTTAATCAAGGGGCGGTGCCACAAGATGATACTGCCATGACTCATGAAAAGCCCGCACATGCTGTTAGGGTAGATGGGTTTTTTATGGATATGACTGAAGTAACTAACGCAGAATTCTCAAAATTCGTTCAGGCTACTGGTTATATAACTACCGCGGAGCAAGGTATTATTTGGGAAGATATGAAACAACAACTACCACTTGGCACCCCGAAACCCCATGATTCTATTTTGCAACCAGGCTCTTTAACGTTTAAAAAAGTAAAAAGCGCTGTACCTAATTTGTTTGATTACTCCCAGTGGTGGCATTGGAGCATTGGTGCCAGTTGGAAACACCCTCAGGGTGACGGTAGTTCTATTGAAGGAAAGGATAATTACCCTGTTGTACATATCTCTTTTGAAGATGCTGAAGCTTATTGCATTTGGGCGGGTAGAAGACTACCTACAGAGGCAGAGTGGGAGTATGCCGCTAGAGCTGGAAAATATGATGCCATTTACTTTTGGGGGAATGATGATTCTTTGCTTTCAAAAATGGCAAACACCTGGGAAGGTGAATTCCCATTAAATAATACCACTATGGATGGATATGAAAGATTGGCACCCGTAAAATCGTATCCTGCCAATGGTTTCGGATTATTTGATATGGCCGGTAATGTTTGGGAATGGACCAACGATTGGTACCATGTCAACTATTATAAAGAACTTTCCAACATGGGATCTACAGTCGTAAACCCTCAAGGAGCAGGGGAAGCTTATAATCCTAATAATCCGTACATTCAAGAAAAGATTATAAAAGGCGGATCATTTTTATGCAGCGCCTCGTATTGTGCAAGTTATAGAGTTTCCTCAAAAATGGGTACGGATACAAAATCGTCTTTGGAGCATTTGGGCTTTAGAACCGTTGCGACTTTGGATATGCTAAAAAAGACTAAGTGATACTTATACGCCGACTCTTTTATAAATTCTGATTGAAACCACAGGCGATCTGCCATTGGGACTAGAATCATTTTTTAAACATTTTCCGTTTCTTATAATTAATGAAGTTGTTTGACTTAAATATATGACTTATTTGTTTTTAAACTGTTCTTGTAATTTTTTAAATGAAATAAATACTATGACACCGAAGGCGAAAAGCATGCTTGTAAATTGTAATATATTTAACCAAATTTCCATGTGCAAAAAAAGTAATATATATCTAAGGAGATTGACATAATACGATATATATGTAACCTATTAGAGCCTTACTCTTTTTAAATGATAATATTAGAGATATTTGGATTTCTGAAATTGTACATTCAAAATGATTGCACGGGTTACTGAAGTAAATTTTTTAGTAGAATTTAGACAAATATAGAAAGGTTGTAGTAAACAAATACTTATCTTCTTGCATACTTTATGGAATGCATTGGTGTTGTTTATAAACTGAATTCTTGATACCCAACTGAATATTTAAAACGACTATCAGATTGATGGTTTGATAATTGGTAAAATTAAAAAACCCCATAAACATAATATTTATGGGATTTGATTAATTCCTAGCGGAGAAAGAGGGATTCGAACCCCCGGAGGTGTGACCCTCAACAGTTTTCAAGACTGCCGCATTCGACCACTCTGCCATTTCTCCTTGAGTGCCGTATCAGGTTGCCCTGATATGCGGGTGCAAATATAGAACCCTTTTTTAATTCTTTCAAATATAATATCAATTTTTTAAAAATAAATTTAAGCACGCCCACTATTGGTTAATTCTATCAGTCCACTCAATAAATTAAACCGTTAATCCGTATTTTTGCAAAAAAAATTACCCTGTAATGGATACCATAAAACAATTGGAATGGCGCTATGCCACCAAGAAATTTGACCCTAAAAAAAAGTTAGAAAATAATAAGTTACAAGTACTAAAAAAAGCCTTTAACCTCACAGCAACATCATTTGGTTTGCAAACCATTAAAATGTTGGTTATTAAAGACGAGCAGCTCAGAGAAACATTAGTGCCCCATGCATTTCAGCAGAGACAGTTGTTAGAGGCCTCGCATTTATTGGTTATTTGTATCCAAGAAGATATTGATACTACAGATGTAGTCAATTATTACAAAAATATCAAGTCCATTCGTAACACCTCAGATAATATTCTTAATCCCTATAAACAGCAACTCGTAGACATGATGGAAAACATGACGGTGAGCGGGCAACAACAATGGTCTAAAAACCAAGCCTACATTGCTCTCGGAAACTTAATGACGGTTTGTGCCATCGAGCACATAGATTCCTGCCCAATGGAAGGTTTTCTGCCAAATAAATTTGATGAGCTGCTCCATTTAAAAGAAAAAAATTTAAAATCCGTTCTACTCCTTCCGGTAGGATATCGTCATAAAGATGATATTTTTGCAGACCTCGAGAAAGTAAGAAAGCCAATTCACGAAGCCGTTATAGAATTCTAATCAAGCTGATTAATTTGGGCGTTACCACTCCCGATAGCTATCGGGAGTTCGGGCTTGTAGTTTATCTTGAGCGTAGTCGAAAGGCTATATCTTTTTAAAACGACATAGTTATAAATAAGCAGCGTGGCTATCAGTGTATTGTTTACGTACTAATAAATGTAGTGCTAGCAATTTAAAAAGGATGCCGCATCAATCCCTAACGCAGAAGACTGGAAAACTTAATGAATTTCACTTTTTTTATTGCTTTTTTTAGTTGTAATTTTGAGACAAAATTGAAACGATATTATGCCAGGATTTGAATTATTTGGAGATTTAGAACGCAAGGAAGTACACAATGTTTTAGACAGTGGCGTGTTAATGCGCTACGGATTTGACGGTATGCGTAATGGCCACTGGAAGTCCAAGGAATTAGAAACAGAGTTGCAAAAAGCCTTTCAATCTAAACATGTCCAACTGGTGTCAAGCGGAACGGCAGCAGTCTCTGTAGCATTGGCCGCAGCGGGTGTTGGAGCAGGGGACGAGGTTATTATGCCAACCTTTACATTTGTGGCCAGCTTTGAAGCTATTATGATGCTTGGTGCTATCCCGGTTTTGGTAGATATAGATGACACGCTAACGCTAAACCCCGAAGCTGTCGAAAATGCTATAACGCCAAAAACGAAAGCCATCATGGTCGTCCAAATGTGCGGTAGTATGGGGCATATGGGTGCGCTTCAAGCCATCTGCAATAACCATAAGCTTCTTTTAGTTGAAGATGCATGTCAAGCGATTGGTGGTTCTTATAAAGGAAAGCCTTTAGGAAGTATTGGCGATTTGGGGTGTTTCTCGTTCGATTTTGTAAAAACCATTACCTGTGGGGAAGGTGGTGCAGTCATTACCAACAATCAAGAATTTTATACAAATGCAGATCACTATAGCGATCATGGTCATGACCATAATGGAAACGATAGAGGCGCAGAAACGCATCCGTTCTTAGGCTATAATTTTAGGATTTCAGAACTGCACGCAGCAGTGGGGTTGGCACAAGTAAAGCGTTTGCCCGAGTTTCTAGATATTCAGAAAAGGAATTATACCATATTACGCAATGCCTTGTCACAAATTCTAGAAGTCACCTTTAGAACCATACCAGAAGGTGGCGAGGAGAGCTATGCCTTTTTAAATTTCTTTTTACCAGATTTGGAAATAGCACGTCAAGTTTCTGATGAGTTTAAGGCTAACGGGATAGATGCTTGTTTTCATTATTTTGATAACAATTGGCACTATATCAGGAAATGGGATCATCTAAAAGATTTAAAATCGTTATTCCCAATTTCTACGGAAGTAAAGCAAGGTTTAGAGTACCTTCAAACTAAAACCTTCCAAAAGTCTGATCATTATATTGGCAGAAACATCTCTTGCCTAATAAAACTCTCTTGGACTGAAGATGAAGTGAAAGCTAGAGCGCTTAAAATGGTTGAAATTATCCAGAATTCCATTTAGTTATATTCTAATTATTTAAAAAATTCTTAAAAACCATACATATCTAACGGGTGTATGGTTTTTGTATGGTGTAAATGTTTTTATGCGGAATGTTTAGTAGTTAGTTTTATAAAAAAATCAAACTATGAAATTCAACTACTTAAAAGCTTCATGTTTCATATATTTCATTTTTCAGTTATCCTTCGGTCAACAGATGCCAATAGACTTTTCTGATTCTGCTGATAACTTTAGTGTTTGGGGTGGAAGCAGTTTTTCTACTAGACAATCGCCAACAGATTCAAATAATCCAGTAGGGCAGTTTGAGCATGCAGCTTCTACCGGAGGACAAGGCTTTTATATAGATTTATCGAGC encodes the following:
- a CDS encoding formylglycine-generating enzyme family protein; amino-acid sequence: MKINYYKTLRLVLICNLLFCALIIIGCKDSEKKAQTRTAIEIPEVPEAPNGMVWIPGGTFNQGAVPQDDTAMTHEKPAHAVRVDGFFMDMTEVTNAEFSKFVQATGYITTAEQGIIWEDMKQQLPLGTPKPHDSILQPGSLTFKKVKSAVPNLFDYSQWWHWSIGASWKHPQGDGSSIEGKDNYPVVHISFEDAEAYCIWAGRRLPTEAEWEYAARAGKYDAIYFWGNDDSLLSKMANTWEGEFPLNNTTMDGYERLAPVKSYPANGFGLFDMAGNVWEWTNDWYHVNYYKELSNMGSTVVNPQGAGEAYNPNNPYIQEKIIKGGSFLCSASYCASYRVSSKMGTDTKSSLEHLGFRTVATLDMLKKTK
- a CDS encoding NAD(P)H-dependent oxidoreductase codes for the protein MDTIKQLEWRYATKKFDPKKKLENNKLQVLKKAFNLTATSFGLQTIKMLVIKDEQLRETLVPHAFQQRQLLEASHLLVICIQEDIDTTDVVNYYKNIKSIRNTSDNILNPYKQQLVDMMENMTVSGQQQWSKNQAYIALGNLMTVCAIEHIDSCPMEGFLPNKFDELLHLKEKNLKSVLLLPVGYRHKDDIFADLEKVRKPIHEAVIEF
- a CDS encoding DegT/DnrJ/EryC1/StrS family aminotransferase translates to MPGFELFGDLERKEVHNVLDSGVLMRYGFDGMRNGHWKSKELETELQKAFQSKHVQLVSSGTAAVSVALAAAGVGAGDEVIMPTFTFVASFEAIMMLGAIPVLVDIDDTLTLNPEAVENAITPKTKAIMVVQMCGSMGHMGALQAICNNHKLLLVEDACQAIGGSYKGKPLGSIGDLGCFSFDFVKTITCGEGGAVITNNQEFYTNADHYSDHGHDHNGNDRGAETHPFLGYNFRISELHAAVGLAQVKRLPEFLDIQKRNYTILRNALSQILEVTFRTIPEGGEESYAFLNFFLPDLEIARQVSDEFKANGIDACFHYFDNNWHYIRKWDHLKDLKSLFPISTEVKQGLEYLQTKTFQKSDHYIGRNISCLIKLSWTEDEVKARALKMVEIIQNSI